From Armigeres subalbatus isolate Guangzhou_Male unplaced genomic scaffold, GZ_Asu_2 Contig515, whole genome shotgun sequence, one genomic window encodes:
- the LOC134204322 gene encoding large ribosomal subunit protein eL18 isoform X1, translating into MGIDINHKWDRKVRRTKPKSLDVYLRLLVKLYRFLYRRTHKKFNKIVLRRLFMSRTNRPPISLSRVTKLMKLRGKDENSIAVVVGTVTNDNRKLYCPKLNVCALRVTEKARERILKWGGKIYTFDQLALVAPTGKNTVLMQGERTAREAFTHFGRAPGVPHSNTRPYVQSKGRKYEKARGRRSSCGFKN; encoded by the exons ATG GGTATTGATATCAATCACAAGTGGGACCGTAAGGTTCGCCGTACCAAGCCCAAGTCGTTGGATGTGTACCTGCGGCTGCTGGTTAAg CTCTACCGTTTCCTGTACCGCAGAACGCACAAGAAGTTCAACAAAATCGTTCTGCGTCGTCTGTTCATGAGCAGAACTAACCGGCCACCAATTTCACTATCCCGGGTGACCAAATTGATGAAGCTGCGCGGCAAGGATGAGAACTCCATCGCCGTCGTTGTCGGAACTGTGACCAACGACAACCGCAAGCTGTACTGTCCGAAGCTGAACGTTTGCGCCCTGCGAGTAACGGAAAAGGCCCGCGAACGCATTCTGAAGTGGGGAGGCAAGATCTACACCTTCGATCAGTTGGCTCTGGTTGCCCCAACCGGAAAGAACACCGTTCTGATGCAGGGAGAACGAACCGCCCGCGAAGCTTTCACCCACTTCGGACGTGCCCCCGGAGTGCCACACTCCAACACCCGGCCTTATGTCCAATCAAAGGGACGCAAGTACGAGAAGGCTCGTGGTCGCCGTAGTAGCTGCGGTTTCAAGAACTAA
- the LOC134204321 gene encoding folliculin-like, with translation MNAIIALCHFCEAHGPGALFCTQTLRETNIQQLDIHFDTDRKGCAACNSIGNSLGMVSKDPDSNAHFVSSQIPVINETIELVKKAAFRSISSEVCSAASPSSSSCSAGDDGGGGLVFFGDAQRGHVLSHTFHLMDSEARGFTKLFSIVILMKDKMFLLNIQPFLADCLNKISKKLQGYARTVHDEDLIAQGSQRAQRITQGYANNPSKTRSLVDLTGKDSIFAYLHAHFSFVLWAGAKYLTESITLGSPSVPAWLGRDTEEGFAMVQTEKEGYLMRRMGYSKTDDDNDRIDERSKAKYSLKAFRQILKGDFTSVCFCVIAGIQIVIRAPYVIGACLARNLKKMLPEPLHKLVRTQAESYKAASECRIINLSQDAVAPNPSAGIMRIDLLDDRETVAVCVWQGDLPLKLPTLLQKILKAVDEELFTDLVLDKHLRAMIEEWKNKVVCIRKMSSNQDVAKMKKILGIQHQDQVLVNYWHSHL, from the exons GACCTGGTGCGCTGTTCTGCACCCAGACCTTGCGGGAAACCAACATCCAACAATTGGACATTCATTTTGACACCGACAGGAAAGGATGCGCGGCCTGCAACTCGATTGGCAACAGTCTCGGAATGGTCAGCAAGGACCCGGACAGCAACGCACACTTTGTCAGCAGCCAGATCCCGGTCATCAACGAGACCATCGAGCTGGTCAAGAAGGCCGCCTTTCGGAGTATCAGCAGCGAAGTGTGCTCCGCTGCATCCCCGTCGTCTAGCAGTTGCAGCGCCGGTGACGATGGAGGAGGCGGATTAGTGTTCTTTGGAGACGCTCAACGGGGTCACGTGCTAAGTCATACCTTCCATCTGATGGATTCAGAAGCGCGCGGCTTTACCAAACTGTTTTCAATAGTCATTTTGATGAAGGATAAAATGTTCCTACTGAACATTCAGCCCTTTCTGGCGGATTGTTTAAACAAAATCTCCAAGAAGTTGCAAGGATATGCGCGGACGGTTCATGATGAAGACCTCATAGCACAAGGATCACAACGGGCACAAAGAATAACCCAGGGCTACGCGAACAATCCTTCTAAAACCAGATCTCTTGTAGATCTAACGGGGAAGGACTCAATCTTTGCGTACTTGCATGCCCATTTCAGTTTCGTTTTGTGGGCTGGGGCAAAATATTTGACAGAGAGTATCACTCTCGGGAGCCCTTCGGTTCCGGCTTGGTTAGGTCGAGATACAGAGGAAGGTTTTGCGATGGTTCAAACTGAAAAAGAAGGATATCTCATGCGAAGGATGGGCTATAGCAAAACCGACGATGACAACGATCGGATCGACGAACGGTCGAAAGCAAAGTATTCGTTAAAAGCGTTCCGTCAGatattgaaaggagacttcacaTCTGTTTGCTTCTGTGTGATCGCCGGAATACAGATAGTAATTCGGGCGCCGTACGTAATAGGCGCTTGTTTGGCGAGAAATCTTAAAAAGATGCTACCAGAACCATTGCACAAATTGGTTCGGACGCAAGCCGAATCCTACAAAGCTGCCAGCGAGTGCAGAATAATTAACCTAAGTCAGGATGCGGTCGCTCCAAATCCATCAGCTGGGATAATGAGAATCGATCTGTTGGACGATCGTGAAACGGTTGCTGTTTGCGTGTGGCAGGGTGATCTTCCTTTAAaat TGCCAACATTGctccaaaaaatcctcaaagCTGTAGACGAGGAACTGTTTACTGATCTGGTTCTGGACAAGCATCTTCGGGCTATGATCGAAGAGTGGAAAAA CAAAGTGGTCTGCATCCGCAAGATGAGCTCCAACCAGGACGTGGccaaaatgaagaaaattctcGGCATTCAACACCAGGACCAGGTTTTAGTCAACTACTGGCACAGTCACTTATGA